From Rhododendron vialii isolate Sample 1 chromosome 7a, ASM3025357v1:
CTTGCAGTCCGAACCCAACATTTTCCAAACCTCCGGATTGCACCTCGAAAATACTCATTTGTTGGGAAGTTGGCACATTTGCTTGTGATAGTTGTTCTGCCAAAGCTCTTTTGGCAGCTGTCACTTTGCGATGAGATCGCAACAAATGCGTCCTCCTTGGAGACGTAAGAGGGTGGTTATGTGCCTCAACAAATTGGGAGACAACATACTTGTCACCGGACTTTGATCTCACAACTGCCAATTTCGCACCACAACCCTCTCTAATTATCCCCCGACGCCGTTTGGAGGATCCATTAATTTGTACAGGTTTTTTGGGCACCGAGTAACCTTGTTTACAGCACACATACTCTTTTCTAATGACTTCTTTATCCCCATTCTTCCTACTAGAATGTTCTCGCGTATTAAATCCTGATTCTTTACCATAATTGTTGTAAAACTTATGAACGGCGTCTAAATTGACAAactcttgattaatttttggtatcaCGTCATTCTTAACTTGAGGAATGTAACATTTTTGGGAAGAATTGGCAGATGATTGACACATTTCAGATGGTAATGGTGAGACTACGTCcatttctttcaaattttctgAACACTGCATTATAAAATGAGGGGGAAATCACATAATTGAAGACTATAAACAATCAAAAGTGGAAAAATGAACTACCAAAGGGGTGACAGAATATCAATTTACTCATCTACTGTTTCATATCAAAAACCAACTTTTCGAAAAGGTAGGAAACTgtaggggatgaaaacaattgatgcttcggatcaccttggattgcaacggcttattcgtgcctttccaccggaaccctagttcgtcgtcggaaccctaatctacaaaatagacaatgggtgagtgcacctctgcctctcgtggcaaaggccctccgatgccaaagttagtatcacgtactaaagaaaccctaattatcagtaggaaatatcgatTAATGCAAAAAATTGCATACcctttgcctctaggtttacctcatatttatagatttgcgtatgcttgttgcccaagcatctctgttgccataggatttccatctcgtataggaaacccaggatatcaaggattctcgtttcctttatcagtttattggaaaagagtcctctttggattattttccataatgagccgcacatcccatactcgttgggtatctttctcagatcctatattcttgggatctcatcccttaactgAATACCACTGTtgctggacccttccagagtgttccctttactccaacatctgattggatttctttctttgtttggctgtctcatcgccgaacagactgcctggaccaatcacttcacatgtaactggtcctttatcaattatttggaccattgcgattctaaggagctctcctcctgttcgacCTTTTCATTGTCGAACAAGCTACtttggactattgacttctcatgttaaccGGACCTAGAGCCCGTACAACTTTCCtcgaccaatgacttctcatgtcactggtccatattgccgaacattgtctagcacgatgactgtcctgtctatattcaaactatggtcccatgtaccatttgttcggatatcaattgcattgctttcaacccgtcatccctcgtattacgtgcttggttcttacttcacttgttcggctgtatcataaccgaacagtctgcttggaccagctacttcacatgtaacttggtccaatgtaatcggaatgtctctatcttccgaacagtcagtttatacccatgacttctcatgtcattggcccttatcgctgttcaatgcactgactgacgatcagtcatgttcaatttctcacgtgttcttatacaccacgtgttcggcaactagatgtacctgttcgggaatacctccctacaactgCTCCCtagctttacctattttccactgttcgggggtaatgggTGAAGCTCTTAGAGACAAAGGTTTAGACTTGAACTTCCTCTGATACCAAGCAGTCATAGTTTTTAATACGTATTGATGctctttggcgcctttgtcattataccatttcgaggTATAAACTCCGCGTGGCAagtttcgtatgcctatcattaatttcgaactgatgttctatgaaacggcgtcagaacagTATTTGTTTTCCGTTACTTTAATTTGTAACGGCGTGAAACGAGACGCTTCATCTCCGTTTCTTTCACTTAAATCCCTAAAAAGGGGTTTTCTTTGGagtttttattgaaaaactCAGAGCATTGTCTTGTCTTCTCCAGGCAAAAAACTCCCTTTCTTCCGCCATAGCCGCTGCCTGCAACTCGCTCGTGTCACAGGAATCTTTTCATTTAAACtcgtaagatctctatttcttctgcttaggtttcccAATAAGATTTCTCTCATATTCCATttgtttccatctgagatctcgttctcagattttgggtcatttctagggttttagtCGCACCCATTGTCAGTTTTACTTTTCCTTCGagtatactcatggcggatgaacatgatccaaaacccagtaaatttaggaagctctgcgacacccctgctgccatggcggcattcaGAACAGAATATGGcattcctgataacgtaggactcgaactcgcccctctaggagcagatagggataaTGGCTCAttggatagaatgtgtatccctattgtggccattgtcgaaggtggagtccgatttccccttcatccactacttcgtcagatcctaaactggtatcgtctcacccctatgcaagtatcaacaaatgtttttaggctgataatgggagtagttgctttgaataggattctggggacccagctaggaatttgggatattcagtggtggtacagcattgtactaaaccctgaatacaatacctactatttcaaagttagaagggcagaaaagcgtctcgtgctaaacctgccagattctgctcgggatcatgagattgatttcctttacgttactggagcctttgagccactaggagaggatgatcaggtggtgggcctccactgcccccacatatagggatacccacgtatgctcctcattttttgatctttgcaatttttcgtttactgctttctcatagcttttctatgtatctaattttggtttttcaattttgatcttgcagctgaaaacgctaacaggcgTACTAGACGTGTACCAAgcaacgtccgaacagaggacatcaacaagatCTTAAAGTATACAGGcgagcctggtacccgaacagcag
This genomic window contains:
- the LOC131332793 gene encoding protein FAR1-RELATED SEQUENCE 5-like → MDVVSPLPSEMCQSSANSSQKCYIPQVKNDVIPKINQEFVNLDAVHKFYNNYGKESGFNTREHSSRKNGDKEVIRKEYVCCKQGYSVPKKPVQINGSSKRRRGIIREGCGAKLAVVRSKSGDKYVVSQFVEAHNHPLTSPRRTHLLRSHRKVTAAKRALAEQLSQANVPTSQQMSIFEVQSGGLENVGFGLQDLYNTQRDIRTALLGQDADMLYEYFQIQQQKNSGFMFTMEKDDEMRLTHCFWADATARKSYQYFGDVVIFDTTYNTNRYRMIFAPILGVNHHRQTMLFGCVLLSDESSESFEWLFKNG